A single region of the Psychrobacter alimentarius genome encodes:
- a CDS encoding MFS transporter: protein MNKKTPTIPASQLPFNSPSWVLKLTIGLIGMFAFLQVYSIQAILPVLMMDLSASEVQAGMVVGATVLAIAIMSPFLGMLSDAVGRKSFIVGALLFLAIPTALIAQSPSIGWMGMWRFLQGLSVPGITVVTIAYIGEEFEGRALTELMSFYVSGSVLGGFMGRFLLGHLHEMIGWRYGYYVMAGMTLIGALWVIKMLPSSHHFVANPNFRSAIQTLGEHVTNRYVVTACLLGACVLFSLVGCFTFINLHLAKSPYELSTGALANIFAVYLIGVIITPLSTKLLRRFGSARTVRVAVLVSMAGVLLTLVTPLWGIIIGLAVMSSGVFITQSATISYIAVNVKKGRSLASGLYYMGYYAGGTLGAWLGGLVYARGQWSLTVCLLLFVQVLALLMASFGMIKTKSPAP, encoded by the coding sequence ATGAATAAAAAAACACCTACCATACCTGCCAGTCAGCTACCATTTAATTCGCCCTCGTGGGTCTTAAAATTGACGATTGGTCTGATTGGGATGTTTGCTTTTTTACAAGTTTATTCTATTCAGGCTATTTTGCCGGTATTGATGATGGATTTGTCAGCAAGTGAAGTACAGGCAGGAATGGTGGTCGGCGCGACGGTGCTAGCGATTGCTATTATGTCACCGTTTTTGGGTATGCTCTCTGATGCGGTAGGGCGCAAATCATTTATCGTCGGTGCGTTATTATTTTTAGCCATACCGACGGCTTTGATTGCGCAAAGTCCTAGTATCGGTTGGATGGGCATGTGGCGTTTTTTGCAAGGCTTGTCCGTACCAGGTATCACAGTTGTGACTATTGCTTATATTGGTGAGGAGTTTGAGGGACGGGCTCTGACAGAGTTGATGTCATTTTATGTGTCAGGATCAGTGCTTGGTGGCTTTATGGGCCGGTTTTTACTTGGGCACTTGCACGAGATGATCGGCTGGCGCTATGGCTATTATGTGATGGCTGGTATGACGCTGATAGGTGCCTTGTGGGTTATTAAGATGTTGCCATCGTCTCATCATTTTGTGGCCAATCCAAACTTTCGCTCAGCCATACAGACATTAGGCGAGCATGTGACCAATCGCTATGTTGTGACTGCCTGCTTGCTGGGTGCTTGTGTCTTATTTTCTCTTGTAGGGTGTTTTACTTTTATCAATCTGCATCTTGCCAAATCACCTTATGAGTTGAGCACGGGCGCGCTTGCCAACATCTTTGCGGTATATCTGATAGGCGTGATTATCACACCGTTGTCAACCAAGCTACTCAGGCGGTTTGGTTCAGCAAGGACAGTCAGAGTTGCTGTTCTGGTGTCGATGGCTGGCGTGTTGTTGACGCTTGTTACGCCTTTGTGGGGTATCATTATAGGGCTGGCTGTGATGTCGTCGGGGGTATTTATCACGCAGTCAGCGACTATTAGCTACATCGCTGTCAATGTCAAAAAGGGACGCTCATTAGCATCGGGCCTATATTATATGGGATACTACGCGGGCGGAACGTTAGGTGCTTGGCTGGGCGGTCTGGTTTATGCACGAGGGCAGTGGTCACTCACGGTATGTCTGCTTCTGTTCGTGCAAGTGTTGGCATTGCTTATGGCAAGTTTTGGTATGATCAAAACCAAGTCACCTGCTCCTTAA
- a CDS encoding DASH family cryptochrome gives MPNQSLTSNITLVLFHNDLRVTDNATLSKAANLSSNGQLLLVYAPSLTDTLDKKVSQQVYHYDTMGQARQRFLSESLAALDASLMQLGNKLLYLQNNVATSDTFTQLNELIQQQSVTDICVSQTADYNQNQVYKCLQEQNPQVCWHVQTTATLFDKLPLDELPKSFTAFRKKTESNYDLLQAKEDIVNCPTPKSLPPMPENLRDSHEYFFAAQAFNEPSQQPPDWKGGEKSGLEHLDAYFDSDAPSIYKTTRNALDDWTHSTKLSAWLANGSLSVNMVLNRLRRYERDIIANESTYWIWFELLWREYFYWYAIAHQQKLFWFKGIAQHLPPTQFDHKRLAQWKNGTTQYPIVNACMNQLKSTGYMSNRGRQLVASCLVHELGLDWRYGAIYFEQQLIDYDVASNWGNWQYLAGVGADPRGCRQFNLNKQTQQYDPNGEFIRKWQGEV, from the coding sequence ATGCCAAATCAGTCATTGACGTCAAATATTACGCTGGTTTTATTTCATAATGACCTGCGAGTTACAGACAATGCCACGTTATCAAAAGCGGCTAATCTGTCCAGTAACGGACAGTTATTGCTCGTTTATGCACCATCATTGACCGATACATTGGACAAAAAAGTCAGCCAGCAGGTTTATCACTATGACACTATGGGTCAGGCGCGCCAGCGATTTTTGTCTGAGAGTTTGGCAGCTTTAGATGCGTCACTCATGCAACTTGGCAATAAATTGCTGTATTTGCAAAACAACGTGGCGACATCAGACACGTTTACCCAGTTGAATGAGCTTATTCAGCAGCAAAGTGTCACAGACATCTGTGTCAGTCAAACAGCAGATTATAACCAAAACCAAGTCTACAAATGCTTGCAGGAGCAAAACCCACAAGTATGCTGGCATGTACAAACCACTGCCACGTTGTTTGATAAATTACCACTCGATGAATTGCCCAAAAGCTTTACCGCCTTTCGCAAAAAAACTGAATCAAATTATGATTTATTGCAGGCAAAAGAAGATATTGTGAATTGTCCAACGCCCAAGTCCTTGCCGCCAATGCCTGAAAATTTGCGAGACAGCCACGAATACTTTTTTGCAGCACAAGCGTTCAATGAGCCATCACAGCAACCACCTGATTGGAAAGGAGGAGAGAAGAGCGGTTTAGAGCATCTAGATGCTTATTTTGATTCCGATGCGCCGAGTATTTACAAAACCACGCGAAATGCGCTTGATGACTGGACACATTCTACCAAGCTTTCGGCATGGTTAGCCAACGGCTCACTGTCTGTAAACATGGTACTGAATCGTCTGCGTCGTTATGAGCGCGATATCATTGCGAATGAGTCTACTTATTGGATATGGTTTGAGCTGCTGTGGCGTGAGTATTTTTATTGGTATGCTATTGCCCATCAACAAAAGCTGTTTTGGTTTAAAGGCATTGCGCAACACTTACCACCGACCCAGTTTGATCACAAGCGTTTGGCGCAGTGGAAAAATGGAACCACGCAATATCCTATCGTCAATGCGTGTATGAATCAGTTAAAAAGTACAGGATACATGTCGAACCGCGGTAGACAGTTAGTGGCTAGCTGTTTGGTTCATGAGCTGGGTTTAGACTGGCGTTATGGTGCGATTTACTTTGAACAACAGCTGATCGATTATGATGTCGCCAGCAATTGGGGTAATTGGCAGTACTTGGCTGGGGTTGGCGCTGATCCGAGAGGATGCAGACAATTTAATCTCAACAAACAGACCCAGCAATATGATCCAAATGGCGAGTTTATTCGTAAATGGCAAGGTGAGGTGTAG